GCATCGACCGGATCGTGCTCGACATGCTCGCCCCGTGGGAGAACATCGACGCCGCCGCCGGAGCCCTCGCCCCGGGCGGACTGCTCGTGGCCTACGTCGCCACGACCACCCAGCTCTCGCGCCTCGCCGAGGACATCAAGGACGACGGCCGCTGGACCGAGCCGATCGCGTGGGAGACCATGGTCCGCGGCTGGCATCTCGAGGGCCTGGCCGTCCGGCCCGACCACCGCATGGTCGCCCACACCGGCTTCCTCATCTCCACCCGCCGCCTCGCCCCGGGAACGGTGGCCCCGACCCGACGCCGCCGCCCGGCCCCCGGCGCCTACTCCGAGCCGCCGGTCGAGGTCGACCCGACGCGCCTCGCCGAGGACCTGGGCGAGCGGGAGGTCTCCGCGAAGAAGATCCGCCGGGTGCGCCGCGCCCACGAGGCCGATCGCGCAGCGCGGGACGATCGCGCCGCCCGCCACGTGGACCCGGCCTCCCCGGACGCGGATTCTGTGCCTATCGTGGAGGAGGAGGTGCCCGATGAGTGACGTTCCCGGTCGGATCGGTTCCGGCGCGCGCACGATCGACGAGGTGCGCAAGGAGGCCGTGGATCTGGCGGCCAAGAACGAGCGGCTCGTGGCCGCCCTCACCTCGGCGCGCACGCAGCTGGTCGAGCTGCGTGGCCAACTCGAGGAGATGAGCAGGCCCCCGGCCTCGTATGCCACGTTCCTCGCCCGACACGAGGACCGCACGGTCGACGTCTTCTCCTCCGGGCGGAAGCTGCGCCTGGGGGTGGTCGCCGCGATCGACGTCGACGCGCTGCACCCCGGCCAGGAGCTGCAGCTCAACGACGCCATGACCGTCGTGGCGGCCGGCGAGTACGAGCGAGCCGGCGAGCTGGTCACCGTGAAGGAGACCTACGGCGCCGATCGGGTGCTCGTCGTCGGGCGCGCGGACGACGAGCGCGTCCTTCGCCTGTCCGGTCCCCTGCTCGCCGAGCCGGTCCGGGTGGGCGACACCCTGAGCGCGGACCCACGCACGGGCTTCGCCTTCGAGAAGATCGCCCGCACCGACGTCGAGGAGCTCACGCTCGAGGAGGTGCCCGACGTCGGCTACGGCGACATCGGCGGCCTGACCACCCAGATCGAGCAGATCCGCGACGCGGTCGAGCTGCCCTTCCTCCACCCCGACCTCTACCGCGAGCACGGCCTCAAGCCCCCGAAGGGCCTCCTGCTCTACGGCCCGCCCGGCTGCGGCAAGACCCTCATCGCCAAGGCCGTGGCCACCTCGCTGGCCGCCACCGCGCTCGCGCGCACGGACGGCGGCGCACCGGGGCGCCGGGACGAGCACGGCGGTTCCCAGGTCGCGCAGAAGTCGTACTTCATCAACGTCAAGGGCCCCGAGCTGCTCAACAAGTTCGTGGGCGAGACGGAACGCCACATCCGGCTGATCTTCGGCCGAGCCCGCGAGAAGGCCTCCCAGGGCATCCCCGTCGTCGTGTTCTTCGACGAGATGGAGTCGCTGTTCCGCACCCGTGGCACCGGCGTCTCCTCGGACGTCGAGACGACGATCGTGCCGCAGCTCCTCGCCGAGATCGACGGTGTCGAACGGCTCGACAACGTCATCGTCATCGGCGCCTCGAACCGGGAGGACATGATCGACCCGGCGATCCTGCGGCCGGGCCGCCTCGACGTCAAGGTGAAGATCGAGCGCCCCGACGCCGAGTCCGCGCGCGACATCTTCGCCAAGTACCTCACCGCTGACCTGCCCATCCACCCCGACGACCTCGCCGAGCACGACGGCGGCCACGCGCGCGCCGTGGCCGCGATGATCGATGCGACCGTCGAGCGGATGTACTCCCGCGAGCCGGAGAACGAGTTCCTCGAGGTCACCTACGCCAGCGGCGACAAGGAGATCCTCTACTTCAAGGACTTCGCCTCCGGCGCGATGATCGCCAATATCGTGGACCGGGCGAAGAAGGGCGCCATCAAGGATCTGCTCGCCACCGGCACCCGCGGCATCCGGCTCGACCACCTGCTCGCGGGCTGCCTGGCCGAGTTCCGCGAGAACGAGGACCTTCCGAACACCACGAACCCGGACGACTGGGCTCGGGTGTCCGGCAAGAAGGGCGAACGCATCGTGTTCATCCGCACGATCGTCCAGCACAAGGGCGCCCCGGAGGCGCACCGGCGGATCGAACAGGTGGGAACCACGGGGCAGTACCTGTGACCGTCCGCCGGATCATGGGGATCGAGACCGAGTACGGCGTCGTCGGCGTGGGCGATCCCTGGGCGAATCCCATGCTCATGAGCGCCCAGCTCGTCACGGCCTACGCGGCCGCGGTCGGTCTGGGGCGGGCGCGCTGGGACTTCCACGACGAGGATCCCCTGAACGACGCGCGCGGCTTCCGGCTCGACCGGGCGGCGGCGCACCCCAGCCAGCTCACGGACGGTGACGCTGGTGACGCCGGTGACACCGGCGACGCAGCCGACCCGCCGCAGGTGTGGGGCACGGTGACCCAGCGCCGCCGCGCGGACGAGGCGGGTCGGGGCGAACTCACCTCAAACGTCATCCTCCCGAACGGCGCCCGCTACTACGTCGACCACGCCCATCCCGAGTACTCGGGCCCGGAGGTCACCGGCCCGGGCGATCTCGTGCGCTGGGACCGAGCGGGCGACGAGATCCTGCTGCGCTCCTCGCGGCTGCTGGCCCAGTACCCCGGCCTGCCGCCCGTGGCGCTGTACAAGAACAACACCGACGGCAAGGGCGCCTCCTACGGCACCCACGAGAACTACCTCGTCGACCGGGGCGTGCCGTTCGCCGACATCGTCTCGGTGCTCACCCCGTTCCTGCTCAGCCGGCCGATCTTCTGCGGCGCCGGCCGGGTCGGCCTCGGTCAGCGCGGCGAGCGGGCGGGCTTCCAACTGAGTCAGCGCGCCGACTTCATCGAGGCCGAGGTCGGACTCGAGACGACGCTGCGGCGCCCGATCATCAACACCCGCGACGAGCCGCACGCCGACCCGGACCGCTATCGGCGCCTGCACGTGATCGTCGGCGATGCGAACCTCGTACAGCCCTCGACCCTCCTCAAGGCGGGCACCACCTCGCTCGTGCTGTGGCTCCTCGAGACCGGCGGCGTGCCGCCGGAGCTGTGGAACCTGCACCTGGCCGACCCCGTCGGCGCCGCGGGCACGATCAGCCACGACCTGACCCTGACCGCGGCCGTTCCCACGACCGACGGCCGGGAGCTCACCGCCCTCGAGATCCAGCGGATCTATCTGGGCGCCGTCCGCGACCGGCTCGCCGCCGAGGCGGCCCGGCCCGGGGCCCCGGCCACCGACCCCGAGACCGCCGAGGTGATGCGCCGCTGGGCCGACGTGCTCGACCGGCTCGAGGTCGACGTCCTCAGCTGCGCCCGGGACGTCGAATGGGTGGCGAAGTATCGACTGCTCGAGGGGATGCGCACCCGGGACGGACTCGACTGGGACAGCCCTCGGCTCGCCGCCCTCGACCTGCAATGGTCGGACCTGCGGCCCGAGAAGGGGATCTATCACACCCTCGAGCGAGCCGGCGCGGTCGAGGTGCTCGTGACCGCGGAGGAGGCCGCCGCCGCGATCTCGGTCGCCCCCGAGGACACCCGCGCCTACTTCCGAGGCGAGTGCATCCGCCGCTACGGCGACGAGATCGACTCCGCGAACTGGGACGCGGTCGTGTTCGACCTCCCGGGCGAGGAGAATCTGCACCGCATTCCGATGCCCGAACCCCACCGTGGCACCCGCGGTCACGTGCACGACCTGCTCACCACGAGCCCGACCGCGACCGACCTCGTGGCCGCGCTGCGGGAGGCGTCCGACCCGGGGGCGTGAGCGTCTAGGATCAGAGGGAGAACTAAGGAGGAATCGTGGCCCAGAGATTCGAGAAGCCGCGTCCGCCCGAGGACGATGCGGCGGTCCCACCCCCGCCCACGGCGGCCCAGGCGCGCGATGTCGAGGTCGATTCCCTGCTGTCGGAGATCGACGACGTGCTGGAGACCAACGCGGAGTCCTTCGTCCGCGGGTTCGTGCAGAAGGGCGGCCAGTGAGTCCGCTGCCACCGGATCGGCTGCCGGCGAGCTTCCTCACCCCCGGCAGCTCCTCCTTCGTGGACTTCCTCGGCGCCCACGCCCCCGAGCTGCTGCCGCAAGCCGCCGACGCCCGCGCCGCGGCCCCGACGACCGCGCACGCGACGACGATCGTCGCGCTCACCTACGCCGGCGGCGTGGTCATGGCCGGTGACCGGCGCGCCACGATGGGCACGGCGATCGCGCACCGGCAGATCGAGAAGGTGTTCCCCGCCGACGAGTTCTCGGCGATCGGGATCGCCGGCACGGCCGGGCTGGCGATCGACCTCGTGCGCCTCTTCCAGCTCGAGCTCGAGCACTACGAGAAGATCGAGGGCTCGCTCCTGTCCCTCGAGGGCAAGGCGAATCGGCTCGCGACCATGGTCCGCGCGAACCTTCCGCTCGCGCTCCAGGGCCTCGCGGCCGTGCCGCTCTTCGGCGGCTACGACGAGGGCCGCGGCATCGGCCGCATCTTCTCCTACGACGTGGTCGGCGGGCGGTACGAGGAGCAGGACCACCACAGCGTGGGCTCCGGCTCGGTGTATGCGCGCGGCTCCCTGAAGAAGCAGTGGAGCCCCGGCATGGGCGCCGCGGAGGCGATCGAGGTGGCCCTGCACGCGCTCGTCGACGCGGCCGACGAGGACTCCGCCACCGGCGGCCCGGACGCCGCCCGCGGCATCTACCCGATGGTCGCCACCGTGAGCGCCGAGGGGTACCGGCCCGTGACGCAGGCCGACCTGGCCGCCTCCACCGACCGGATCGAGCGCGCCCGGGCCGCCCGGCCCGAGCGCGGGGGAGCCTCATGACCCAGCCGTTCTACGTCTCGCCCGAACAACTGATGAAGGACCGGGCGGACTTCGCCCGGAAGGGGATCGCCCGGGGCCGCTCCGTCGTCGTCGTCGGCTACGACGGCGGGATCGCCTTCGCCACCGAGAACCCCTCCCGGGCGCTGCACAAGATCAGCGAGATCTACGACCGGATCGGCTTCGCCGCCGTGGGCAAGTACAACGAGTTCGAGAACCTGCGGGTGGCGGGAGTGCGCTACGCCGACCTGCGAGGCTACTCCTACGATCGAGCCGACGTCACCGCCCGGGGCCTGGCCAACGCCTACGCCCAGACGCTCGGATCGGTCTTCACCACGGAGGCGAAGCCGCTCGAGGTGGAGATCGCCGTCGCCGAGGTGGGCCCGGCCCAGTCCGAGGACCAGATATACCGGCTCTCCTACGACGGCTCGGTCGCCGACGAGAACGGGTACCTGGTCATGGGCGGGGACGCCCAGCGGCTCGGCGTCCGGCTCGGCGAGGGCTGGCGCCCCGGCCTCACGCTCGCCGAGGCGCTGCGCCTCGCGCTCGCGACGCTGGGCGCAGGCCCGGGCGCGAGCGGGGCCGAGGAGGAGCCGCGCCGGCTCGCCGCCGAGGTCGTCGAGGCGGCGGTGCTCGACCGGTCCCGGCTGCGCCGGTCGTTCCGACGGCTCCGGCCCGAGGAGATCACCGGCCTGATCGTGGAGCCCGAGGGCGCATGAGCCGACGCATCTTCGGGCTGGAGACCGAGTTCGGGGTCACCTGCTCGACCACGTCCGGGCGCGCGCCGACCCCCGAGGAGATCGCCCGCTACCTCTTCCGCAAGGTCGTCGCGTGGGGGCGCTCCTCGAACGTCTTCCTCGGCAACGGCTCCCGCCTCTACCTCGACGTCGGCTCCCACCCCGAATACGCCACCGCCGAATGCGACGACATCCACCAGCTGCTCGTGCACGACAAGGCCGGTGAGGTGCTCATGAGCACGCTCGTGGACGACGCCCAGGAGCGCCTCGAGGCCGACGGCATCGACGGGCGCATCCACCTGTTCAAGAACAACCTCGACTCGGCCGACAACTCCTACGGCTGCCACGAGAACTACCTGCTGCGCCGCCGCGCCGACTTCGCCCGCACGACCGACCAGCTCGTGCCGTTCCTCATCACCCGCCAGATCCTCACCGGCGCCGGGCACGTGCGGATCACCCCCTCCGGCTCCCGGTACGTGTTCTCCCAGCGATCCGATCACATGTGGGAGGCCACGAGCTCGGCCACGACCCGGTCCCGGCCGATCATCAACACCCGCGACGAACCGCACGCCGACGCCGACAAGTACCGGCGCCTGCACGTCATCAGCGGGGACTCCTCGATGTCGCACGCCTCGACCATGCTCAAGGTCGGCATGACCGACCTCGTGCTCCGGCTCCTCGAGGCCGGGGCGATCCTGCCCGATCTCATCCTCGCGGAACCCGTGCGCTCGATCCGGGCCATCTCCCACGACCTGACCGCGACGACGCAGCTGCCGCTGGCCGGCGGCGGCACCGCGAGCGCGCTCGATGCGCAGCGGGCCTACCTCGACCGGGTCCGGGCCCACCTCGGCGAGCACGGCTCGAGCTCCCACGACGACTGGGTGGTCGACCTGTGGCAGCGCGGCCTCGACGCCCTCGCCGGCGGCGACCTGAGCGCCGTCGAGACCGAACTCGACTGGGTGATCAAGAAGCGGCTCATCGACCGGTACGTCGAGGCGGGCGACCGTGCCCTGACCGACCCGCGCGTGCGCCGTCTCGACCTCGCCTACCACGACATCTCCCCGCGCACCGGGATCTTCCACCGGCTCATGGAGCGCGGGCTGGCCACACGGCTCGCGAGCGAGCAGGAGATCGAAGCCGCCACGACGACGCCCCCGCAGACCACCCGGGCGAAGCTGCGGGGGGACTTCGTGACCGCCGCCACCGCGAACCGCCGCGACTACACGGTCGACTGGGTGCACCTCAAGGTGAACGATCAGTCCGGGCGCACCGTGCTGTGCAAGGATCCCTTCATCCACTCCGACGAGCGCGTCGACCGGCTCATCGAGCTCGTCACCGAGCCGGGGGGCGGCCGATGAGCCGAGTCCGGGCCGTGGCCGGGCTGCTGGCCGTGGCCTCGCTCCTGTTCGGGCTCCTCGGCTGCACGGAGGACGTGCCCGAGGGGCCGCTCGACCGGGTCGAGGTGACCGGCGACTTCGGGCGCCGCCCGCAGCTCATCGCCCCCGTCCCGCTCGTCGTCCAGCACAGCGCCACGGAGACGATCATCGAGGGCGACGGCAGGGAACTGGCCGACGGGGACCCGGTGCTGCTCGCCTACCTCGCCGTCGACGCCCAGACCGGCGAGACGATCGACGACTCCTACACCCGGGAACCGCGCGTGCTGCTGCTCTCGAAGAGCGAGGCGGGGCCGCTGTACTCCTCCCTCCTCGGGGCCCGGGAGGGCACCCGGCTGCTGCGCGCGGACCCGCCCACGGCCTCGACGTCGCATCCGACCCTCGTCGTCTACGACATCCTGCACACCCGCGCCTGGGGCGAGGAGCTGCCCCCACCCGCCGGGGCCGACGACCTGCCCACGGTCACCCTCGGCGAGCGGGGCGAACCCGAGGTGACGATCCCCGACGCCGAACCGCCCTCGCAGCTCGAGGTCGTGCCCCTCATCCGGGGCACGGGCCCGCAGGTGCGCACCGGCGGGACGATCACGGTGCAGTACACGTCCGTGGCCTGGGACACGGGCGAGGTGCTCGAGACGACCTGGGGCAACGGCAACGCGCCGCAGACCCTCCCGTTCGAGGGCCTCATCCCCGCCTGGCAGGGGGGCCTGACCGACGCCACCGCCGGCTCCCAGTACATGATCATCGCCCCGCCCGAGGACGCCTTCGGTACCGATACCGTCGTCTTCGTCATCGACGTGCTCGCCGCGTCGACCGCCCCCGACCCCGCCCCTGAGGGAGACTGACATGACCCTGGCCGTCCGCGTGATCCCGTGCCTCGACGTCGACGCCGGCCGCGTCGTCAAAGGCGTGAACTTCGAGAACCTGCGCGATGCCGGGGACCCGGTCGAACTCGCCCAGCGCTATCACGACGCGGGGGCCGACGAGCTGACGTTCCTCGACGTGAGTGCGACCGTCGACGGCCGGGCGACGACGACCGAGATCGTCTCGGCGGCCGCGTCGCGGTTGTCGGTGCCGCTGACCGTCGGCGGGGGAGTGCGCACCACCGACGACGTCGACCGGCTGCTGCGGGCCGGGGCCGACAAGGTCGGCGTCAACACCGCCGCGATCGCGCGCCCCGAACTCATCTCCGAGATCGCCGAGCGGTTCGGCTCGCAGGTGCTCGTGCTCTCGGTCGACGCCCGGCGGACCCGCGACGGCGCCCGGACGGCGTCCGGCTACGAGGTCACCACCCACGGGGGGCGTCGCGGCACGGGCATCGACGCGGTCGACTGGGCCGCGCGCGCCGCCGCGGCCGGGGTGGGGGAGATCCTGCTCAACTCGATCGACGCCGACGGCACGAACGCCGGCTTCGACCTCGAGATGATCCGCGCCGTGCGGGCCGCCGCCGACGTGCCGCTCATCGCCTCCGGCGGCGCCGGCACGGCCGAGCACTTCGTCGAGGCCGTCCAGGCGGGCGCGGACGCCGTGCTCGCCGCGTCCGTGTTCCACTTCGGGGTCGTGACGATCGCCGAGGTCAAGGCCGCGCTCGCCGGGGCCGGCGTCCCCGTGCGCTGAACTCGGCCCAGTCAGCGGTCCTTGGCGAGGTCGCTGGGGCGGCGGACCGCGAGGTCGAGGGAACTGGCTACGGCGCTGAGAGCCCACGTGCCCGCGAGGGCGAGTCCCCACAGGATCGGGATGGTCGGATCGAGATGATGCGGGGCCAGCGCCAGGGATGCTGCGGTGGCGGACAGAGCGGCGGTGCCGGCGATGAGGAGGGCCTCGAGGGTCAGCAGGGTCATGACCGAGACGGGGGAGGTGCCGGACATGCGGTAGACGGCGAACTCACTGGCGCGCAGTCGGGTCGTGACAGCGGTGGCGATCGCGCCGAACAGGCCGAGCAGTAGGGGGAGCCAGCGGCTGGGGCGCTGCAGGTAGTCGGCGACTGGGTCGCTGGTGGCGGTGAGCAGTTCGCTA
The window above is part of the Pseudactinotalea sp. HY158 genome. Proteins encoded here:
- a CDS encoding FKBP-type peptidyl-prolyl cis-trans isomerase, with translation MSRVRAVAGLLAVASLLFGLLGCTEDVPEGPLDRVEVTGDFGRRPQLIAPVPLVVQHSATETIIEGDGRELADGDPVLLAYLAVDAQTGETIDDSYTREPRVLLLSKSEAGPLYSSLLGAREGTRLLRADPPTASTSHPTLVVYDILHTRAWGEELPPPAGADDLPTVTLGERGEPEVTIPDAEPPSQLEVVPLIRGTGPQVRTGGTITVQYTSVAWDTGEVLETTWGNGNAPQTLPFEGLIPAWQGGLTDATAGSQYMIIAPPEDAFGTDTVVFVIDVLAASTAPDPAPEGD
- the prcA gene encoding proteasome subunit alpha, producing the protein MTQPFYVSPEQLMKDRADFARKGIARGRSVVVVGYDGGIAFATENPSRALHKISEIYDRIGFAAVGKYNEFENLRVAGVRYADLRGYSYDRADVTARGLANAYAQTLGSVFTTEAKPLEVEIAVAEVGPAQSEDQIYRLSYDGSVADENGYLVMGGDAQRLGVRLGEGWRPGLTLAEALRLALATLGAGPGASGAEEEPRRLAAEVVEAAVLDRSRLRRSFRRLRPEEITGLIVEPEGA
- a CDS encoding ubiquitin-like protein Pup; this encodes MAQRFEKPRPPEDDAAVPPPPTAAQARDVEVDSLLSEIDDVLETNAESFVRGFVQKGGQ
- the pafA gene encoding Pup--protein ligase; protein product: MSRRIFGLETEFGVTCSTTSGRAPTPEEIARYLFRKVVAWGRSSNVFLGNGSRLYLDVGSHPEYATAECDDIHQLLVHDKAGEVLMSTLVDDAQERLEADGIDGRIHLFKNNLDSADNSYGCHENYLLRRRADFARTTDQLVPFLITRQILTGAGHVRITPSGSRYVFSQRSDHMWEATSSATTRSRPIINTRDEPHADADKYRRLHVISGDSSMSHASTMLKVGMTDLVLRLLEAGAILPDLILAEPVRSIRAISHDLTATTQLPLAGGGTASALDAQRAYLDRVRAHLGEHGSSSHDDWVVDLWQRGLDALAGGDLSAVETELDWVIKKRLIDRYVEAGDRALTDPRVRRLDLAYHDISPRTGIFHRLMERGLATRLASEQEIEAATTTPPQTTRAKLRGDFVTAATANRRDYTVDWVHLKVNDQSGRTVLCKDPFIHSDERVDRLIELVTEPGGGR
- the hisF gene encoding imidazole glycerol phosphate synthase subunit HisF, which produces MTLAVRVIPCLDVDAGRVVKGVNFENLRDAGDPVELAQRYHDAGADELTFLDVSATVDGRATTTEIVSAAASRLSVPLTVGGGVRTTDDVDRLLRAGADKVGVNTAAIARPELISEIAERFGSQVLVLSVDARRTRDGARTASGYEVTTHGGRRGTGIDAVDWAARAAAAGVGEILLNSIDADGTNAGFDLEMIRAVRAAADVPLIASGGAGTAEHFVEAVQAGADAVLAASVFHFGVVTIAEVKAALAGAGVPVR
- the prcB gene encoding proteasome subunit beta is translated as MSPLPPDRLPASFLTPGSSSFVDFLGAHAPELLPQAADARAAAPTTAHATTIVALTYAGGVVMAGDRRATMGTAIAHRQIEKVFPADEFSAIGIAGTAGLAIDLVRLFQLELEHYEKIEGSLLSLEGKANRLATMVRANLPLALQGLAAVPLFGGYDEGRGIGRIFSYDVVGGRYEEQDHHSVGSGSVYARGSLKKQWSPGMGAAEAIEVALHALVDAADEDSATGGPDAARGIYPMVATVSAEGYRPVTQADLAASTDRIERARAARPERGGAS
- the dop gene encoding depupylase/deamidase Dop produces the protein MTVRRIMGIETEYGVVGVGDPWANPMLMSAQLVTAYAAAVGLGRARWDFHDEDPLNDARGFRLDRAAAHPSQLTDGDAGDAGDTGDAADPPQVWGTVTQRRRADEAGRGELTSNVILPNGARYYVDHAHPEYSGPEVTGPGDLVRWDRAGDEILLRSSRLLAQYPGLPPVALYKNNTDGKGASYGTHENYLVDRGVPFADIVSVLTPFLLSRPIFCGAGRVGLGQRGERAGFQLSQRADFIEAEVGLETTLRRPIINTRDEPHADPDRYRRLHVIVGDANLVQPSTLLKAGTTSLVLWLLETGGVPPELWNLHLADPVGAAGTISHDLTLTAAVPTTDGRELTALEIQRIYLGAVRDRLAAEAARPGAPATDPETAEVMRRWADVLDRLEVDVLSCARDVEWVAKYRLLEGMRTRDGLDWDSPRLAALDLQWSDLRPEKGIYHTLERAGAVEVLVTAEEAAAAISVAPEDTRAYFRGECIRRYGDEIDSANWDAVVFDLPGEENLHRIPMPEPHRGTRGHVHDLLTTSPTATDLVAALREASDPGA
- the arc gene encoding proteasome ATPase, which produces MSDVPGRIGSGARTIDEVRKEAVDLAAKNERLVAALTSARTQLVELRGQLEEMSRPPASYATFLARHEDRTVDVFSSGRKLRLGVVAAIDVDALHPGQELQLNDAMTVVAAGEYERAGELVTVKETYGADRVLVVGRADDERVLRLSGPLLAEPVRVGDTLSADPRTGFAFEKIARTDVEELTLEEVPDVGYGDIGGLTTQIEQIRDAVELPFLHPDLYREHGLKPPKGLLLYGPPGCGKTLIAKAVATSLAATALARTDGGAPGRRDEHGGSQVAQKSYFINVKGPELLNKFVGETERHIRLIFGRAREKASQGIPVVVFFDEMESLFRTRGTGVSSDVETTIVPQLLAEIDGVERLDNVIVIGASNREDMIDPAILRPGRLDVKVKIERPDAESARDIFAKYLTADLPIHPDDLAEHDGGHARAVAAMIDATVERMYSREPENEFLEVTYASGDKEILYFKDFASGAMIANIVDRAKKGAIKDLLATGTRGIRLDHLLAGCLAEFRENEDLPNTTNPDDWARVSGKKGERIVFIRTIVQHKGAPEAHRRIEQVGTTGQYL